In the genome of Candidatus Palauibacter australiensis, one region contains:
- a CDS encoding acetamidase/formamidase family protein has product MSRQMGSGLVALGCTITLACAPPAGDDPSVADTGEIEADHFLPSSPETLNWGWFPIDKEPVLRIASGETVRIETLTHVGATQDEHPVEFLTGLGVPRDEVLDDVIDFWASRDGRPREGRSGHVITGPIHIEGAEPGDMLEIRILDIETRVPWGVNSTSGRGGVFSPSYPGAREEDEPLDIAAGRHLIRTGNAEGREVAFFSPDIHVPLAPFMGIMAVAPDPVVGEPGVTVPGVQGSRPPGAFGGNLDVKDLTAGTTAYLPVFHPGALFYAGDGHGAQGDGEVSGTAIEQSLTGVFQFVVHKGVSIPAPRAETPTHYLVMGIDLDLDRAAREATRLVVEFLVEEKGLAPDKALSLASIAVDFRVSEVVDLTQVVTGFIPKEIFLER; this is encoded by the coding sequence ATGTCGCGTCAAATGGGGTCGGGTCTGGTGGCACTGGGATGCACGATCACGCTGGCGTGCGCGCCGCCCGCGGGCGACGACCCGAGTGTCGCCGACACCGGGGAGATCGAAGCGGACCACTTCCTCCCCTCCAGCCCTGAGACGCTCAACTGGGGCTGGTTTCCGATCGACAAGGAGCCGGTGCTGCGGATCGCCTCCGGGGAGACCGTGCGGATCGAGACGTTGACCCATGTGGGGGCCACGCAGGACGAGCACCCGGTCGAGTTTCTGACGGGACTCGGGGTGCCGCGGGACGAGGTTCTCGACGACGTCATCGACTTCTGGGCCTCGCGCGACGGCCGCCCGCGCGAGGGGCGGAGCGGGCATGTCATCACCGGCCCGATCCACATCGAGGGGGCTGAGCCCGGCGACATGCTCGAGATCCGGATCCTCGACATCGAGACGCGCGTGCCGTGGGGCGTGAACTCGACGAGCGGCCGGGGCGGGGTCTTCTCCCCGAGCTATCCCGGCGCTCGCGAGGAGGACGAGCCGCTCGACATCGCGGCCGGCCGACACCTGATTCGGACGGGTAACGCGGAGGGGCGGGAAGTCGCCTTCTTCTCGCCCGACATCCACGTGCCGCTGGCGCCGTTCATGGGGATCATGGCCGTCGCCCCCGATCCGGTCGTAGGCGAGCCCGGAGTGACGGTGCCCGGCGTCCAGGGGTCGCGCCCGCCGGGCGCCTTCGGCGGCAACCTCGACGTGAAGGACCTCACGGCCGGGACGACGGCGTACCTCCCCGTATTCCATCCGGGGGCGCTCTTCTACGCGGGCGATGGGCACGGCGCGCAGGGCGACGGGGAGGTGAGCGGCACCGCGATCGAGCAGTCGCTGACCGGCGTGTTCCAGTTTGTCGTGCACAAGGGGGTGTCGATCCCCGCGCCGCGTGCCGAGACGCCGACGCACTACCTGGTCATGGGCATCGATCTCGACCTCGACCGCGCCGCGCGCGAGGCGACCCGGCTCGTGGTGGAGTTCCTCGTGGAGGAGAAGGGACTGGCGCCCGACAAGGCGCTTTCCCTGGCCAGCATCGCCGTCGATTTCCGGGTGAGCGAGGTCGTCGATCTGACCCAGGTCGTGACGGGCTTCATCCCGAAAGAAATCTTCCTTGAGCGCTGA